The Paracoccus sp. MC1862 genome includes a window with the following:
- the uvsE gene encoding UV DNA damage repair endonuclease UvsE, translating to MHERPLRMGFPVKVMGQPGLKSNDTRRWQQNPHLKTSLEYVDAILDYLARTGIGMYRLSSDLAPYATHPDMPQFHGMVAESDAELAALGRKARELDIRLSFHPSQFVLLNSPDPALTAKSIWDLSSQAEMLDRMGMGPEAVLVTHVGGVYDNREESRARWIEGYNQCPDHVRRRLVLENDDIRFSASDVLWIHDRCGVPLIFDYQHHWCLNPEGLALRTALERFIGSWPEGVRPKIHFSSPRTEMREIKRKVTDKEREAARTAGPPKGALTKGVVKATSRVKTVLLPPVWTGHADFTNPFEFATFMRDAAGLEFDVMLEAKTKDLSLLRLRSDLLRYAPDVAARFGPGDAARLAEAERMLGAGMEAGADIDEGEPAALSEG from the coding sequence ATGCATGAACGACCCCTGCGGATGGGCTTTCCCGTCAAGGTGATGGGACAGCCCGGCCTGAAAAGCAACGATACCCGGCGCTGGCAGCAGAACCCGCACCTCAAGACCTCGCTGGAATACGTGGACGCGATCCTCGACTACCTGGCCCGCACGGGCATCGGGATGTACCGCCTGTCCTCGGACCTCGCGCCCTATGCGACCCACCCGGACATGCCGCAGTTCCACGGCATGGTGGCCGAAAGCGATGCAGAACTTGCGGCGCTGGGGCGCAAGGCGCGCGAGCTGGACATCCGGCTGTCCTTTCACCCCTCGCAGTTCGTGCTGCTGAACAGCCCCGACCCGGCGCTGACGGCGAAAAGCATCTGGGACCTGTCCTCGCAGGCCGAGATGCTGGACCGGATGGGCATGGGACCGGAAGCAGTGCTGGTGACCCATGTCGGCGGCGTTTACGACAACCGCGAGGAAAGCCGCGCCCGCTGGATCGAGGGCTATAACCAATGCCCCGACCATGTCCGCCGCCGCCTCGTGCTGGAAAACGACGACATCCGCTTTTCTGCCTCTGACGTGCTATGGATTCACGACCGCTGCGGCGTGCCGCTGATCTTCGACTACCAGCATCACTGGTGCCTGAACCCCGAGGGGCTGGCGCTGCGGACCGCGCTGGAACGGTTCATCGGCTCGTGGCCCGAAGGCGTGCGGCCGAAGATCCATTTCTCCTCGCCCCGGACCGAGATGCGCGAGATCAAGCGCAAGGTCACGGACAAGGAACGCGAGGCGGCCAGAACTGCCGGCCCGCCCAAAGGCGCGCTGACGAAGGGGGTGGTCAAGGCCACGTCCCGCGTCAAGACGGTGCTGCTGCCGCCGGTGTGGACCGGGCACGCGGATTTCACCAATCCCTTCGAGTTCGCGACCTTCATGCGCGACGCGGCAGGGCTGGAATTCGACGTGATGCTTGAAGCCAAGACCAAGGACCTGTCGCTCTTGCGGCTGCGGTCGGACCTGCTGCGCTATGCCCCTGATGTCGCAGCCCGCTTCGGCCCCGGTGACGCGGCCCGTCTGGCAGAGGCCGAACGGATGCTCGGTGCCGGGATGGAGGCCGGTGCCGACATCGACGAGGGCGAACCGGCTGCCCTTTCCGAGGGGTGA
- a CDS encoding tetratricopeptide repeat protein produces MTQALDLESRDPGRAAISYARAALRGSARAAYYLGQLHETGSGVAPNPDMARLWYAAAADLPRAQQRLQALATADAPGIPAPPVPVFQARPGNGGSEMIWRLPEGAAPVRFRVEIFGPVDQPLPVQETTVPGLILPFPVSAWRVTALGADGSESVPSALVRMIPAEE; encoded by the coding sequence ATGACACAGGCGCTGGACCTCGAAAGCCGCGATCCCGGCCGGGCGGCCATCTCCTATGCCCGCGCGGCCCTTCGCGGAAGCGCCCGCGCGGCCTATTACCTCGGACAGCTTCATGAAACCGGCAGCGGAGTCGCACCGAACCCGGACATGGCGCGGCTGTGGTATGCCGCGGCCGCCGATCTGCCAAGGGCGCAACAACGATTACAGGCCCTGGCGACCGCCGATGCGCCGGGCATCCCGGCACCGCCGGTCCCCGTCTTTCAGGCCCGGCCAGGCAACGGCGGCAGCGAGATGATCTGGCGCCTGCCCGAAGGCGCCGCGCCCGTCCGCTTCCGGGTCGAGATCTTCGGCCCGGTGGATCAGCCTCTGCCCGTTCAGGAAACAACGGTCCCGGGGCTGATCCTGCCTTTTCCGGTCAGCGCATGGCGCGTCACCGCACTCGGGGCGGATGGTTCGGAAAGCGTCCCTTCCGCCCTGGTCCGCATGATCCCCGCGGAAGAATAG
- a CDS encoding AAA family ATPase yields MLDWIGEGVVAGAPVLSLTGVAGTGKTALLKLLADRRHGKGWITGLVSALQPRPGSLFGQVRDAFGLPEQSDGPNLSDQVRRFAEANRAKGHSTLLMVDDAQTLEVEGIAALASLAAEGGLTLLLAGRPELRGRLVAPRLRFARGVHAVLTPLGEGDTAGYVAHRLAQSGATAPIFNAGAMQVLHFFGLGLPRLINVMADHCLRTAASAGLSRIDGAWAGAVLDEASTTGVLSRLAEQAATGSRQAPDVPLAGTPEGQLATIAPHPPASDSAGTTDHAAPPALMPDPFPASATRPDLPKTRQALSEGGALREPPPRRPDALRACPVTILRRPLPFILRSIRPCFPPSANPAGVKARGWGQRRLSPAARHWSGFNGGKRPRRLPCARPRPRPVPPWNRRQPQRGSPHPLPCSRPFRFPIRSPSHRNWPFRP; encoded by the coding sequence GTGCTCGACTGGATCGGGGAGGGGGTCGTCGCAGGCGCACCCGTTCTGTCGCTGACGGGCGTTGCCGGGACGGGCAAGACGGCGCTGCTGAAGCTGCTGGCTGATCGGCGCCACGGCAAGGGATGGATCACCGGGCTTGTCTCGGCTCTGCAGCCCCGGCCCGGCAGCCTTTTCGGTCAGGTGCGCGATGCCTTCGGCCTGCCTGAACAAAGCGACGGTCCCAACCTTTCGGATCAGGTCCGCCGCTTTGCCGAGGCGAACCGGGCAAAGGGCCATTCCACCCTGCTGATGGTGGACGACGCGCAGACGCTGGAGGTCGAGGGCATCGCAGCCCTCGCATCGCTGGCGGCGGAGGGCGGCCTGACGCTGCTGCTCGCCGGCCGCCCGGAATTGCGGGGCCGACTAGTCGCGCCGAGGCTGCGCTTCGCGCGGGGCGTCCATGCGGTCCTGACCCCCTTGGGCGAGGGCGACACCGCCGGCTATGTCGCGCACCGGCTGGCGCAATCGGGCGCGACCGCGCCGATCTTCAACGCCGGCGCGATGCAGGTGCTGCATTTCTTCGGGCTGGGCCTGCCCCGGCTGATCAACGTCATGGCCGATCATTGCCTGAGAACCGCCGCATCGGCAGGGTTGTCCCGGATCGACGGCGCATGGGCGGGCGCAGTGCTGGACGAGGCAAGCACCACCGGCGTGCTGAGCCGTCTGGCCGAGCAGGCGGCGACGGGATCGCGCCAAGCCCCCGATGTTCCCCTTGCCGGCACCCCCGAGGGCCAGCTTGCAACCATAGCGCCGCACCCCCCGGCATCGGACAGCGCGGGCACTACGGACCATGCCGCGCCGCCGGCCCTGATGCCTGATCCTTTTCCGGCATCGGCCACGCGGCCCGACTTGCCAAAGACCCGGCAGGCGCTCTCCGAAGGCGGTGCGTTGCGAGAGCCACCGCCGCGACGACCCGATGCCCTGCGCGCCTGCCCCGTCACGATCCTGCGCCGGCCCCTGCCCTTTATCCTGCGGTCGATCCGGCCCTGTTTTCCCCCTTCCGCGAACCCGGCAGGCGTCAAGGCTCGTGGCTGGGGGCAGCGGCGGTTATCGCCAGCGGCGCGGCATTGGTCTGGCTTCAATGGGGGCAAGCGCCCGCGCCGGCTGCCATGCGCCCGGCCCCGCCCGCGGCCGGTGCCGCCATGGAACAGGCGGCAGCCGCAGCGGGGCAGCCCGCACCCTTTGCCCTGCAGCCGGCCTTTTCGGTTCCCCATCCGGTCGCCATCACACCGGAACTGGCCATTCCGGCCCTGA
- a CDS encoding DHH family phosphoesterase, which produces MPRCRPQNPSDVGPAFRAALDGFDPDRPALILGHFDADGLAATAILARALDRAGRPAEIRITGKGENPWSLAMGRELQARQPGGLIATDLGIREGDILPGVPTVLVDHHVPSGTPGGAVVISGNGWVPEPTSALLAFWCAEGLGQAEGLSWLAALGLIGDMATGDFPELAEAQARYGKTALREAVALVNAPRRTAAADAGPALELLLKCDGPKELVKGDHPETALLREARAEVAAELDRARRTAPKVRGDIALIRFASPCQVHPLVAQAWRGRLKNKIVLAANTGYRPGWVHFAARTATGTDLIRFLADHRPPGAGTEYGSGHVQATGGALRPADWNDFAARIGFPEEQVPDA; this is translated from the coding sequence ATGCCCCGCTGCCGCCCCCAGAATCCTTCAGACGTCGGCCCGGCCTTCCGGGCGGCGCTCGACGGCTTCGACCCGGACCGGCCGGCGCTGATCCTCGGCCATTTCGACGCGGACGGGCTGGCGGCGACGGCGATCCTAGCCCGCGCGCTGGACCGCGCCGGCCGGCCCGCAGAGATCCGCATCACAGGCAAGGGCGAAAACCCCTGGTCGCTCGCCATGGGCCGGGAACTGCAGGCCCGCCAGCCCGGCGGATTGATCGCCACCGATCTCGGCATCCGCGAGGGCGACATCCTGCCGGGGGTGCCCACGGTGCTGGTCGATCACCACGTCCCCTCGGGCACGCCCGGCGGGGCGGTCGTGATCTCGGGGAACGGCTGGGTGCCCGAGCCGACCTCGGCGCTGCTGGCCTTCTGGTGCGCCGAAGGGCTGGGCCAGGCGGAGGGACTTTCGTGGCTGGCCGCCCTGGGGCTGATCGGCGACATGGCAACGGGCGATTTCCCCGAGCTTGCCGAGGCGCAGGCGCGATACGGCAAGACGGCGCTGCGGGAAGCGGTGGCGCTGGTCAACGCCCCGCGCCGGACCGCAGCGGCCGACGCAGGCCCGGCGCTTGAGCTTCTGCTGAAATGCGACGGACCCAAGGAACTTGTGAAGGGCGACCACCCCGAAACCGCCCTTCTGCGCGAAGCCCGCGCCGAAGTCGCGGCGGAACTCGACCGCGCCAGGCGGACAGCGCCGAAGGTCCGCGGCGACATCGCGCTGATCCGCTTTGCCTCGCCCTGCCAGGTCCATCCGCTGGTCGCGCAGGCCTGGCGCGGGCGGCTGAAGAACAAGATCGTGCTGGCCGCGAACACCGGCTACCGGCCGGGCTGGGTCCATTTCGCCGCGCGCACCGCGACCGGGACGGACCTCATCCGCTTTCTGGCCGACCACCGGCCGCCCGGCGCGGGCACGGAATACGGCAGCGGCCATGTCCAGGCCACCGGCGGCGCCCTGCGCCCGGCCGACTGGAACGACTTCGCCGCCCGGATCGGCTTTCCCGAGGAACAGGTGCCCGATGCATGA